In Corallococcus caeni, a single genomic region encodes these proteins:
- a CDS encoding sigma-54-dependent transcriptional regulator produces MARILVIDDHDTLREGMTVTLTRSGHTVSAVKSGADGLAAYKKGPFDLVVTDLKMDGMDGIAVTRALKQADPGAVVMVVTAFGTIETAVQAMQEGAYDFITKPFPPDVLRAKVDKGLELSATRRQVERLTARTDAHDADAALTHRDIVGDSEPMQKLLAQVRKVAASDATVLVRGESGTGKELVARMIHQRSPRKDGPFVVVHCAALAETLLESELFGHERGAFTGAVKRKLGRFELADGGTLFLDEIGEIPASVQTKLLRVLQEKELQRVGGEETLKVDVRVVSATHRDLQAEVKAGRFREDLYYRLHIVPLTLPPLRERPEDLPALARHFVAKHAPRVNRRVTGIDDATLHALTRHAWPGNVRELENVMEQALVFAEGETLTPQDLPSHLAGQPPRMDAGLPVPQGDRPLPDILEDLERQLIARAYEKAGGVKTETARLLGIKTSALYYKLEKYGFLPRGERPEEG; encoded by the coding sequence ATGGCCCGCATCCTCGTCATCGACGACCACGACACCCTCCGCGAGGGCATGACCGTCACCCTCACCCGCTCCGGCCACACCGTGTCCGCGGTGAAGAGCGGGGCGGACGGGCTGGCCGCGTACAAGAAGGGCCCCTTCGACCTGGTCGTCACGGATTTGAAGATGGACGGCATGGACGGCATCGCGGTGACGCGCGCCCTCAAGCAGGCGGACCCGGGCGCCGTTGTCATGGTGGTGACGGCGTTCGGCACCATCGAGACCGCCGTGCAGGCCATGCAGGAGGGCGCCTACGACTTCATCACCAAGCCCTTCCCCCCGGACGTGCTGCGCGCCAAGGTGGACAAGGGCCTGGAGCTGTCCGCCACGCGCCGCCAGGTGGAGCGCCTCACCGCCCGCACGGACGCGCACGACGCCGACGCCGCCCTCACCCACCGGGACATCGTGGGAGACAGCGAGCCCATGCAGAAGCTGCTCGCCCAGGTGCGCAAGGTGGCGGCCAGCGACGCCACCGTGCTCGTGCGCGGCGAGAGCGGCACCGGCAAGGAGCTGGTCGCGCGGATGATCCACCAGCGCTCCCCGCGCAAGGACGGCCCCTTCGTCGTCGTGCACTGCGCGGCCCTGGCGGAGACGCTGCTGGAGAGCGAGCTGTTCGGCCACGAGCGCGGCGCCTTCACCGGCGCCGTGAAGCGCAAGCTGGGCCGCTTCGAATTGGCCGACGGCGGCACCCTCTTCCTGGACGAGATTGGGGAGATTCCCGCCTCCGTGCAGACGAAGCTCCTGCGCGTGCTCCAGGAGAAGGAGCTGCAGCGCGTGGGCGGCGAGGAGACGCTCAAGGTGGACGTGCGCGTGGTGAGCGCCACGCACCGCGACCTCCAGGCGGAGGTGAAGGCGGGCCGCTTCCGCGAGGACCTCTACTACCGGCTGCACATCGTCCCGCTCACCCTGCCGCCCCTGCGCGAGCGCCCCGAGGACCTGCCCGCGCTCGCCCGTCACTTCGTCGCCAAGCACGCGCCCCGGGTCAACCGGCGCGTCACCGGCATCGACGACGCGACGCTGCACGCGCTCACCCGCCACGCGTGGCCCGGCAACGTGCGCGAACTGGAGAACGTGATGGAGCAGGCGCTCGTCTTCGCCGAGGGCGAGACGCTCACCCCGCAGGACCTGCCCTCGCACCTGGCCGGCCAGCCGCCGCGCATGGACGCGGGGCTGCCGGTGCCCCAGGGCGACCGCCCCCTGCCCGACATCCTGGAGGACCTGGAGCGCCAGCTCATCGCCCGCGCCTACGAGAAGGCCGGCGGCGTGAAGACGGAGACCGCCCGGCTGCTGGGCATCAAGACCTCCGCGCTGTACTACAAGCTGGAGAAGTACGGCTTCCTGCCGCGCGGCGAACGCCCCGAGGAGGGTTAA
- a CDS encoding NUDIX hydrolase, whose translation MASVSTSLADLLARHVPTDDKEREDLARMRYFATSLKEPFSRSQVEAHFTGSAVVVDAAGGRVAMLHHAKLKRWLQPGGHAESGDAGDMEATALREAREETGCRVHLHPTAPRPLDVDVHVIPARKDEPEHCHLDVRYLVVAEDPESLAHDPAESFGIQWLEWEEALVRADEAPLRRMLLKAREILHSGA comes from the coding sequence ATGGCCTCCGTTTCCACGTCCCTCGCTGACCTGCTCGCGCGCCACGTCCCGACGGACGACAAGGAGCGCGAGGACCTTGCGCGCATGCGCTACTTCGCCACGTCGCTGAAGGAGCCCTTCTCCCGGTCGCAGGTGGAGGCGCACTTCACCGGCAGCGCGGTGGTGGTGGACGCGGCGGGCGGACGGGTGGCGATGCTGCACCACGCGAAGCTCAAGCGCTGGTTGCAGCCGGGGGGACACGCGGAGTCCGGGGACGCAGGCGACATGGAGGCCACCGCGCTGCGCGAGGCCCGCGAGGAGACCGGGTGCCGCGTGCACCTGCACCCCACGGCGCCGCGCCCGCTGGACGTGGACGTGCACGTCATCCCCGCGCGCAAGGACGAGCCCGAGCACTGTCATCTGGACGTCCGCTACCTGGTGGTGGCGGAGGATCCCGAGTCGCTCGCGCACGACCCCGCGGAGTCGTTCGGCATCCAGTGGCTGGAATGGGAGGAGGCGCTGGTGCGCGCGGACGAAGCGCCGCTGCGGCGCATGCTGCTCAAGGCCCGTGAGATTCTTCACTCCGGGGCTTGA
- a CDS encoding TenA family transcriptional regulator — protein MEGVSVTSLKQDDVFRRYPPAALKRTPHPPWLEEMLGSLKPAWDAACTPALFRETAEGRHPPLRAWQLFLERCFPIVEHFPKYMGLSLAKTTYGLRPGDASIRRWLLQNLGVEARHAEWWIDWMQAVGVDAPRTFEAPMTPEVQALHHHLLVTCLGGSLAEGIAASNWAIEGVTGVWTRAVVEPFTAYARDGVRMDAHALRWLRAHARYDDAHPDEALEILKLTTDITTGEPARVGIAAHRSLVLLARVFESCGEA, from the coding sequence TTGGAAGGGGTTTCCGTCACATCGCTGAAGCAGGACGACGTCTTCAGGCGCTATCCGCCCGCCGCGTTGAAGCGCACGCCGCATCCCCCCTGGCTGGAGGAGATGCTGGGCTCGCTCAAGCCCGCGTGGGACGCGGCGTGCACCCCCGCGCTGTTCCGGGAGACGGCGGAGGGACGGCATCCGCCCCTGCGCGCCTGGCAGCTGTTCCTGGAGCGCTGCTTTCCCATCGTCGAGCACTTCCCCAAGTACATGGGGCTGTCACTGGCGAAGACGACGTACGGCCTGCGTCCCGGTGACGCCAGCATCCGCCGCTGGCTCTTGCAGAACCTGGGCGTGGAGGCCCGTCACGCCGAGTGGTGGATTGACTGGATGCAGGCCGTGGGCGTGGACGCTCCCAGGACCTTCGAGGCGCCGATGACGCCCGAGGTCCAGGCGCTCCACCACCACCTGCTGGTCACCTGCCTGGGTGGGTCGCTGGCGGAGGGCATCGCCGCGTCCAACTGGGCCATCGAGGGGGTCACCGGCGTCTGGACGCGCGCCGTGGTGGAGCCCTTCACCGCCTATGCCCGGGACGGCGTGCGCATGGACGCGCACGCGCTGCGCTGGCTGCGCGCGCATGCCCGCTACGACGACGCGCACCCGGACGAGGCGCTGGAGATCCTCAAGCTGACCACGGACATCACCACGGGAGAGCCGGCGCGCGTGGGCATCGCGGCCCACCGGTCCCTGGTCTTGCTGGCGCGTGTGTTCGAGTCCTGCGGCGAGGCGTGA
- a CDS encoding methyl-accepting chemotaxis protein encodes MTEAEDIRELAWRGTWLFLRWVLPPSIVCAYLIAMAMGLSSQEGLLVTATILPFIVLVFGLLHPYVTLRWLAAWALRRHDGDGPGDRLRRILELPWRSMVFTTCAAWTLGGFFFSLPVCLWFGKDWFRLGLGTLVAFCFGVVVAFPIALGLERLALPWALREQDAHPETSPTGSGLFWPRQSWFLPFTFLSTIFATVVLSACVVVVKLLGVRTQLKEVLVADGAMRAASRLDDVGSSLFADLGFALPWVGALVFVLPAFTTWMLARRQAASAGSVHEAISGLASGRIRSPRWVSTDEMGDLASGMNGALSRLRRFPRLLQTSARRLGEAGTDLRVSNDEQQQGLTRQAAALHETQVTSDELRRASRIAADSAEEVLRVARRAEALGQQGEAAVVLSLEGLAAIRSVVSGIQQRLARLDESTVQIGEITEAVKDLADQSHLLAVNAAIEAARSGEAGKGFAVVAKEIRGLSDQSVQATRRIRTILTDIGQGIRDAAAMSEQGGRQVAAGLDQMRASGESLRALSHSSQESSEAARKIANAVTQQNAAFAQISTAIADLSQLMDGTLRRLSSTQEATRTLQVVSGEVGQMALQFDVQDVAPLTAPPPPPARERDRAASA; translated from the coding sequence ATGACTGAAGCAGAAGACATCCGGGAGCTGGCCTGGCGTGGGACGTGGTTGTTCCTCCGGTGGGTGCTGCCTCCCTCCATCGTGTGCGCCTACCTCATCGCGATGGCGATGGGGCTGTCGAGCCAGGAGGGGTTGCTCGTCACGGCCACCATCCTGCCGTTCATCGTGCTCGTGTTCGGGCTGCTCCATCCCTACGTGACGCTGCGGTGGCTGGCGGCCTGGGCCTTGCGGCGTCACGACGGGGACGGGCCGGGGGACCGGCTGCGGCGCATCCTGGAGCTGCCCTGGCGCTCCATGGTCTTCACCACCTGCGCGGCCTGGACGCTGGGCGGCTTCTTCTTCAGCCTCCCGGTGTGTCTGTGGTTCGGCAAGGACTGGTTCCGGCTGGGGCTGGGCACGCTCGTCGCGTTCTGCTTCGGCGTGGTGGTGGCGTTCCCCATCGCGCTGGGCCTGGAGCGGCTGGCGCTGCCGTGGGCGCTGCGCGAACAGGATGCGCATCCGGAGACGTCTCCCACGGGCTCGGGCCTCTTCTGGCCAAGGCAGTCGTGGTTCCTGCCGTTCACGTTCCTGTCCACCATCTTCGCCACGGTCGTGCTGAGCGCGTGCGTGGTGGTGGTGAAGTTGCTGGGCGTGCGCACCCAGCTGAAGGAGGTGCTGGTGGCGGATGGCGCGATGCGGGCCGCGTCGCGGCTGGATGACGTGGGCAGCTCGCTGTTCGCGGACCTGGGCTTCGCGCTGCCCTGGGTGGGGGCGCTGGTGTTCGTCCTGCCGGCCTTCACCACGTGGATGCTGGCGAGGCGGCAGGCCGCGAGCGCGGGCTCGGTGCACGAGGCCATCTCCGGCCTGGCATCCGGGCGGATCCGTTCGCCGCGCTGGGTGTCCACGGACGAGATGGGCGACCTGGCGTCGGGGATGAACGGGGCGCTGTCCCGGCTGCGGAGGTTTCCCCGGCTGCTCCAGACCTCCGCGCGACGGCTGGGGGAGGCGGGCACGGACCTGCGCGTGTCGAACGACGAGCAGCAGCAGGGCCTCACCCGGCAGGCGGCCGCGCTGCACGAGACGCAGGTGACGTCGGACGAGCTGCGGCGTGCGTCGAGGATTGCCGCGGACTCCGCGGAAGAGGTCTTGCGCGTGGCCCGGCGCGCGGAAGCCCTGGGCCAGCAGGGCGAGGCCGCGGTGGTCCTGAGCCTGGAGGGGCTGGCGGCCATCCGGAGCGTGGTGTCCGGCATCCAGCAGCGGCTGGCGCGGCTGGATGAGAGCACGGTCCAGATTGGGGAAATCACCGAGGCGGTGAAGGACCTGGCGGACCAGTCCCACCTGCTCGCCGTCAACGCGGCCATCGAGGCGGCGCGCTCGGGCGAGGCGGGGAAGGGCTTCGCGGTGGTGGCGAAGGAGATCCGCGGGCTGTCGGATCAATCCGTCCAGGCCACGCGGCGCATCCGCACCATCCTCACGGACATTGGCCAGGGCATCCGCGACGCGGCCGCCATGAGCGAGCAGGGCGGCCGTCAGGTGGCCGCGGGATTGGATCAGATGCGCGCCTCCGGCGAGTCCCTGCGCGCGCTGTCACACAGCTCGCAGGAGAGCTCCGAGGCGGCGCGGAAGATCGCCAACGCGGTGACGCAGCAGAACGCCGCCTTCGCGCAGATCTCCACCGCCATCGCGGACCTGTCGCAGCTGATGGACGGCACCCTGCGCAGGCTGTCCTCCACGCAGGAGGCCACGCGGACGCTGCAGGTCGTCTCCGGGGAGGTGGGGCAGATGGCGCTGCAGTTCGACGTCCAGGACGTGGCGCCGCTCACCGCGCCTCCGCCGCCTCCGGCACGGGAGCGGGACAGGGCAGCGTCAGCGTGA
- a CDS encoding sensor histidine kinase yields MTHRPHSSRLWDALGSLSARLLLAFLLPTLLFLSLAGASVYALARASLEDELGASLSALAAATASQVSGERMLTIEPGDDVSGTRTWRNLVRLLDGVRTASGVRRVYAVDTRGRVRADAGGNLPVGTEVPDLARDRLELTQVLAGRRAASQVLFTGSDGLLYKTGYAPVVQDGQVVGAIGVEGSAAFFGPLRRLWRTFVMASAVALVALALIAVITARGLARPLRRLMDSALRIGRGDLTTPVPAEPTREIGVLARELEVMRGALESRDRQLKLMLAGVAHEVRNPLGGIALFSGLLQEDLRAGAHADANSHVDRIQREVAYLQRIVEDFLAFAREQPLARAPMEAPDLVSNACELLSAEAQGKGVSLDMSAAPAHLEADGSLLTAALVNLVKNAVQAAPAGSRVQVRGELRDGRYAIDVQDSGPGVPEAERERIFEPFFTTREQGTGLGLPLARKIARAHGGELALRSTPGDTVFTLTLPCPAPVPEAAEAR; encoded by the coding sequence ATGACGCATCGCCCTCATTCCTCCCGTCTGTGGGACGCGCTGGGCTCGCTGTCCGCGCGGCTGCTGCTGGCGTTCCTCCTGCCCACCCTGCTCTTCCTGTCGCTCGCGGGCGCGTCCGTGTACGCGCTCGCTCGCGCGAGCCTGGAGGACGAACTGGGCGCCAGCCTCTCCGCGCTCGCTGCGGCCACCGCCAGCCAGGTCAGCGGCGAGCGCATGCTCACCATCGAGCCCGGCGACGACGTGTCCGGCACCCGCACCTGGCGCAACCTCGTGCGCCTTCTGGACGGCGTGCGCACCGCGAGCGGCGTGCGGCGTGTCTACGCCGTGGACACGCGGGGCCGCGTGCGCGCGGACGCGGGCGGAAACCTGCCCGTGGGCACCGAGGTCCCGGACCTCGCGCGCGACCGTCTGGAATTGACGCAAGTCCTCGCCGGCAGGCGCGCCGCCAGCCAGGTGCTCTTCACCGGCTCCGACGGACTGCTCTACAAGACGGGCTACGCGCCCGTGGTCCAGGACGGACAGGTGGTGGGCGCCATCGGCGTGGAGGGCAGCGCGGCCTTCTTCGGACCGCTGCGGCGGCTGTGGCGCACGTTCGTCATGGCCAGCGCCGTGGCGCTCGTCGCGCTCGCCCTCATCGCCGTCATCACCGCGCGAGGGCTGGCCCGTCCGCTGCGGCGGCTGATGGACTCCGCGCTGCGCATCGGCCGGGGGGACCTGACCACGCCGGTGCCTGCGGAGCCCACGCGTGAGATTGGCGTGCTCGCGCGGGAGCTGGAGGTCATGCGCGGCGCGCTGGAGAGCCGGGACCGGCAGCTCAAGCTGATGCTCGCGGGCGTGGCCCACGAGGTGCGCAACCCGCTGGGCGGCATCGCGCTCTTCTCCGGCCTCCTGCAGGAGGACCTGCGCGCGGGCGCGCACGCGGACGCGAACAGCCACGTGGACCGCATCCAGCGCGAGGTCGCCTACCTCCAGCGCATCGTCGAGGACTTCCTCGCCTTCGCCCGTGAGCAGCCGCTGGCGCGCGCGCCCATGGAGGCGCCCGACCTCGTCTCCAACGCGTGCGAGCTGCTCTCGGCGGAGGCCCAGGGCAAGGGCGTGTCCCTGGACATGTCCGCCGCGCCCGCGCACCTGGAGGCGGATGGCAGCCTGCTCACCGCCGCGCTCGTGAACCTGGTGAAGAACGCCGTGCAGGCCGCGCCCGCCGGCAGCCGAGTGCAGGTGCGCGGCGAGCTGCGCGACGGCCGCTACGCCATCGACGTCCAGGACTCGGGCCCCGGCGTGCCCGAAGCCGAGCGCGAGCGCATCTTCGAGCCCTTCTTCACCACCCGCGAGCAGGGCACAGGCCTGGGGCTACCGCTCGCACGGAAGATCGCCCGCGCCCACGGCGGCGAGCTCGCCCTGCGCTCCACGCCGGGCGACACCGTCTTCACGCTGACGCTGCCCTGTCCCGCTCCCGTGCCGGAGGCGGCGGAGGCGCGGTGA
- the radA gene encoding DNA repair protein RadA has translation MAKAKTHYTCQACGYQTAKWLGKCPDCGAWSSLLEETEAKVDDKRPAWGASGGASRPVKLQDVTGETEVRRRTGIAEFDRVLGGGVVGGSLVLLGGDPGIGKSTLLLAALDKLARHGPVLYVSGEESLRQTKMRAERLRVESEAIHLFAETDADRVLQAAEALKPQALVVDSIQTMYLPELGNAPGSITQVREVAGRLMAFAKRSGVPTFLVGHVTKEGSIAGPRVLEHMVDTVLYFEGERGHPFRLLRAHKNRFGSTNEIGVFEMKGAGLVEVADPSALFLSERPQGKSGSVVTSTLNGTRPLLVEVQALVAPTGYGTARRTAIGVDGNRVALLAAVLEKKEEIPLVGCDLFVNVAGGMQLSEPACDLAVCAALVSSLQNRPLDAKTLVLGEVGLAGEVRAVGQVDSRLAEAAKMGFQRVVLPAGSARRVEETKLQVVGVETLSEALSAMFD, from the coding sequence ATGGCGAAGGCGAAGACGCACTACACCTGTCAGGCCTGCGGCTACCAGACGGCGAAGTGGCTCGGGAAGTGTCCGGACTGCGGGGCCTGGAGCTCGCTCCTGGAGGAGACCGAAGCGAAGGTGGACGACAAGCGCCCGGCCTGGGGCGCGTCGGGGGGGGCTTCAAGGCCGGTGAAGCTCCAGGACGTCACGGGGGAGACGGAGGTGCGCCGCAGGACGGGCATCGCGGAGTTCGACCGCGTCCTGGGCGGCGGCGTGGTGGGCGGTTCGCTGGTGCTGCTGGGCGGAGACCCCGGCATCGGCAAGTCCACGCTGCTCTTGGCGGCGCTGGACAAGCTGGCGCGGCACGGGCCGGTGCTCTACGTGTCGGGTGAAGAGAGCCTCCGGCAGACGAAGATGCGCGCGGAGCGCCTGCGGGTGGAAAGCGAGGCCATCCACCTGTTCGCGGAGACGGACGCGGACCGCGTGCTCCAGGCGGCGGAGGCCCTGAAGCCGCAGGCGCTGGTGGTGGACTCCATCCAGACCATGTACCTGCCGGAATTGGGCAACGCGCCGGGCAGCATCACCCAGGTGCGCGAGGTGGCGGGCCGGCTGATGGCGTTCGCCAAGCGCAGCGGGGTGCCCACGTTCCTGGTGGGGCACGTGACGAAGGAGGGCTCCATCGCGGGTCCCCGGGTGCTGGAGCACATGGTGGACACGGTCCTCTACTTCGAGGGCGAGCGGGGCCACCCGTTCCGGCTCCTGCGCGCGCACAAGAACCGCTTCGGCAGCACCAACGAGATTGGCGTCTTCGAGATGAAGGGCGCGGGGCTGGTGGAGGTGGCGGACCCCTCCGCGCTGTTCCTCTCTGAGCGGCCGCAGGGCAAGTCCGGCAGCGTGGTGACGAGCACGCTCAACGGCACGCGGCCGCTCCTGGTGGAGGTGCAGGCGCTGGTGGCGCCCACGGGCTACGGCACCGCGAGGCGCACGGCGATTGGCGTGGACGGCAACCGCGTGGCGCTGCTGGCGGCGGTGCTGGAGAAGAAGGAGGAGATTCCGCTGGTGGGCTGCGACCTGTTCGTCAACGTGGCGGGCGGCATGCAGCTGAGCGAACCGGCGTGCGACCTGGCGGTGTGCGCGGCGCTGGTGAGCAGCCTGCAGAACCGGCCGCTGGACGCGAAGACGCTGGTGCTGGGGGAGGTGGGGCTCGCGGGCGAGGTGCGCGCGGTGGGCCAGGTGGATTCAAGGCTCGCGGAGGCCGCGAAGATGGGCTTCCAGCGGGTGGTGCTGCCAGCAGGCAGCGCGCGGCGCGTGGAGGAGACGAAGCTCCAGGTGGTGGGCGTGGAGACCCTGAGCGAAGCCTTGTCCGCGATGTTCGACTGA
- a CDS encoding GlsB/YeaQ/YmgE family stress response membrane protein gives MGIIAFLVIGLVAGLIARAIMPGNQSMGLIATTLLGIAGSFVGGFVGSLFSRDGRMFDLHPTGLLFSVLGALVVLFLVGLAGRGRRVHV, from the coding sequence ATGGGGATTATCGCGTTTCTGGTGATTGGTCTGGTCGCGGGTCTGATCGCTCGTGCCATCATGCCGGGCAACCAGTCGATGGGGCTCATCGCCACCACGTTGCTGGGCATCGCCGGTTCGTTCGTGGGCGGTTTCGTGGGTTCGCTCTTCTCGCGTGACGGCCGGATGTTCGACCTGCACCCCACGGGCCTGCTGTTCTCCGTCCTGGGCGCACTGGTCGTGCTGTTCCTCGTGGGCCTCGCCGGCCGCGGCCGTCGCGTCCACGTCTAG
- the bioB gene encoding biotin synthase BioB yields MSDTAESFHGHAHHAAPAPEGVTVRHDWSLAEVKALYQLPLLDLVHKAQTVHRQVFVENKVQLCSLLSIKTGGCPEDCAYCPQAARYKTGVKAEKLMAVPEVLAAASQARKAGATRFCMGAAWREVKDGPQFDSVLEMVKGVRALGMEACATLGMLTDSQAKRLREAGLSAYNHNLDTSPEHYGDIISTRTYDDRLKTLNRVRDAGISVCCGGIIGMGESVDDRCNLLRTLANQEVHPESVPINALVPVEGTPLADQHRVETVDMVRTIATARLLMPQAMVRLSAGRMQMNEEAQLLCMMAGANSLFFGEKLLTTGNPEYTQDMALLEKAGIRPLEPRQDR; encoded by the coding sequence ATGTCCGACACCGCCGAGTCCTTCCACGGCCACGCCCACCACGCCGCCCCCGCTCCGGAAGGGGTGACGGTGCGGCACGACTGGTCGCTCGCGGAGGTGAAGGCCCTGTACCAGTTGCCGCTGCTGGATCTGGTGCACAAGGCGCAGACGGTGCACCGGCAGGTGTTCGTGGAGAACAAGGTGCAGCTGTGTTCGCTGCTCTCCATCAAGACGGGTGGGTGTCCGGAGGACTGCGCGTACTGCCCGCAGGCCGCGCGCTACAAGACGGGCGTCAAGGCGGAGAAGCTGATGGCGGTGCCGGAGGTGCTGGCCGCCGCGTCCCAGGCGCGCAAGGCCGGGGCCACCCGCTTCTGCATGGGCGCCGCGTGGCGCGAGGTGAAGGACGGCCCGCAGTTCGACAGCGTGCTGGAGATGGTGAAGGGCGTCCGGGCCCTGGGCATGGAGGCGTGCGCCACGCTGGGCATGCTCACCGACAGCCAGGCGAAGCGCCTGCGCGAGGCGGGCCTGTCCGCGTACAACCACAACCTGGACACGTCCCCGGAGCACTACGGCGACATCATCTCCACCCGCACCTATGACGACCGGCTGAAGACGTTGAACCGGGTGCGCGACGCGGGCATCTCCGTGTGCTGCGGCGGCATCATCGGCATGGGCGAGTCCGTGGACGACCGCTGCAACCTGCTGCGCACGCTGGCCAACCAGGAGGTGCACCCGGAGTCGGTGCCCATCAACGCGCTCGTGCCGGTGGAGGGGACGCCGCTGGCGGATCAGCACCGCGTGGAGACGGTGGACATGGTGCGCACCATCGCCACCGCGCGCCTGCTCATGCCGCAGGCCATGGTGCGCCTGTCCGCGGGCCGCATGCAGATGAACGAGGAGGCGCAGCTGCTCTGCATGATGGCGGGCGCCAACTCGCTCTTCTTCGGGGAGAAGCTGCTCACCACCGGCAACCCCGAGTACACCCAGGACATGGCGCTCCTGGAGAAGGCGGGCATCCGCCCCCTGGAGCCCCGGCAGGACCGGTGA
- the bioF gene encoding 8-amino-7-oxononanoate synthase, translating into MKSVTQVADRWAREDLEALSAKGLRRALEPLDSPQGAEVRVGDERLVNFSSNDYLGLAASPAVRAAVAAALERYGVGTGASRLVVGDMVPHQRLEARLARFERAEAVRLFNSGYAANTGILPALVGPGDAVFSDALNHASLVDGCRLSRARVVVYPHADVAALTRALEDTPARRKLVVTDSVFSMDGDVAPLRELVAACEAHGAALMVDEAHATGVLGARGAGLCEALGVEERVDLRMGTLSKALGGLGAYVATSRAVADLLVSRARPFVYSTALPAALCAGAECAVGLVEHDPAPRERLWGHIHRFTEGLRALGLPAEPRSAIFPVILGEPSRALDAAKRLRDAGLLVKAIRPPTVPDGTSRLRFCLSAAHTTGHIDLALEVLRRVGVSRGP; encoded by the coding sequence GTGAAGTCCGTCACGCAGGTCGCGGACCGCTGGGCGCGCGAGGACCTGGAGGCCCTGTCCGCGAAGGGCCTCCGCCGCGCGCTGGAGCCGCTCGACTCCCCCCAGGGCGCGGAGGTGCGCGTGGGGGACGAGCGGCTGGTCAACTTCTCCTCCAATGACTACCTGGGGCTCGCGGCGTCGCCCGCCGTGCGCGCCGCCGTGGCCGCCGCGCTGGAGCGCTACGGCGTGGGCACCGGCGCCAGCCGCCTGGTGGTGGGGGACATGGTGCCGCACCAGCGGCTGGAGGCGCGGCTCGCCCGCTTCGAGCGCGCGGAGGCCGTGCGCCTCTTCAACTCCGGCTACGCGGCCAACACCGGCATCCTGCCCGCGCTGGTGGGCCCCGGCGACGCGGTGTTCTCCGACGCCCTCAACCACGCCTCGCTGGTGGACGGCTGCCGGCTGTCGCGCGCGCGCGTCGTCGTCTACCCGCACGCGGACGTGGCCGCGCTCACCCGCGCGCTGGAGGACACGCCCGCGCGGCGCAAGCTGGTCGTCACGGACAGCGTCTTCTCCATGGACGGGGACGTGGCGCCGCTGCGCGAGCTGGTGGCCGCGTGCGAGGCCCACGGCGCCGCGCTGATGGTGGACGAGGCGCACGCCACCGGCGTCCTGGGTGCTCGCGGCGCGGGGCTGTGCGAGGCGCTGGGCGTGGAGGAGCGGGTGGACCTGCGCATGGGCACGCTGAGCAAGGCGCTGGGCGGGCTGGGGGCGTATGTGGCCACCTCGCGCGCGGTGGCGGACCTGCTGGTGAGCCGCGCGCGGCCGTTCGTCTACTCCACCGCGCTGCCCGCCGCCCTGTGCGCCGGCGCCGAATGCGCGGTGGGCCTGGTGGAGCACGACCCGGCCCCGCGCGAGCGGCTGTGGGGCCACATCCACCGCTTCACCGAGGGCTTGCGCGCCCTGGGCCTGCCCGCCGAGCCCCGGAGCGCCATCTTCCCGGTCATCCTGGGCGAGCCCTCGCGCGCGCTGGACGCGGCGAAGCGCCTGCGCGACGCGGGCCTGCTGGTGAAGGCCATCCGTCCGCCCACCGTGCCGGACGGCACCAGCCGCCTGCGCTTCTGTCTCTCCGCGGCCCACACGACGGGCCACATCGACCTGGCGCTGGAGGTCCTGCGCCGGGTGGGAGTCTCCCGTGGCCCCTGA
- the bioD gene encoding dethiobiotin synthase, which translates to MAPEALQFFVTGTDTGVGKTQVSCALLSLLKDAGYAPQGFKPYESGCASLKAPSDALAMREAAGSTLPVDAVCPHRFKAPLAPGIAAARLGREPDFRMTLAAWKRLKGGTVVVEGAGGLFVPVDSKRDVVDLIQAFRLPVVLVARAGLGTLNHVALSLEALAARKVPVRAVVLSRGVPGRDLAERDNRRYLEARHGVEVLGPVPYVEDPRMRRLAFRRALAPLVPERARAR; encoded by the coding sequence GTGGCCCCTGAAGCACTCCAGTTCTTCGTCACCGGCACGGACACCGGCGTGGGCAAGACGCAGGTGTCGTGCGCGCTGCTGTCGCTCCTGAAGGACGCGGGCTACGCGCCCCAGGGCTTCAAGCCCTACGAGAGCGGCTGCGCGTCGCTGAAGGCCCCGTCGGACGCGCTGGCGATGCGCGAGGCCGCGGGCAGCACGCTGCCGGTGGACGCCGTGTGTCCTCACCGCTTCAAGGCGCCGCTGGCCCCGGGCATCGCGGCGGCCCGGCTGGGGAGGGAGCCGGACTTCAGGATGACGCTCGCGGCATGGAAGCGGCTGAAGGGCGGGACGGTGGTGGTGGAGGGGGCAGGGGGGCTGTTCGTCCCGGTGGACTCGAAGCGCGACGTGGTGGACCTCATCCAGGCCTTCCGTCTGCCGGTGGTGCTGGTGGCGCGCGCGGGGCTGGGCACGCTCAACCACGTGGCGCTGTCGCTGGAGGCGCTGGCGGCGCGCAAGGTGCCCGTGCGCGCGGTGGTGCTGTCGCGCGGGGTGCCCGGACGCGACCTGGCGGAGCGGGACAACCGGCGCTACCTGGAGGCCCGCCACGGGGTGGAGGTGCTGGGTCCCGTGCCGTATGTGGAGGATCCGAGAATGCGCCGCCTGGCGTTCCGGCGGGCGCTGGCGCCGCTGGTGCCTGAACGCGCGCGGGCCCGATAA